In a genomic window of Streptomyces roseoviridis:
- a CDS encoding PQQ-binding-like beta-propeller repeat protein, whose translation MRNEGDGDMTVHDNDLPAGRSTGRRRLVRTVAAVVALCCLAAGCGLWAEDMEVAWDTPVDRRAESQGNGAWLAGDTLVHSRFDAVRGYDASSGERRWEYVPPGRSAVCHAAADADRSVLVLTRDGDGPSASAKGKPCATLVAMDMTDGRELWQAPHPATDPGLQDFRPSTVSAGGGIAVFPKGDDLHAVDVRTGKPRWKAALPQGCVPGRTAVAERQVAALLACGGTGDRSDDAIPVGAELHAAAFDSASGALLWSGPLGGRTAIHWTSRAEFVSADPVVVAASESGDSKGGAYLSFDRNGRPNPPIDFSGPYGEIRQDDRLTAAVDGARLYVVPRHTVRLSRYEYRLTAFDLTTGAPVWGGTRDDDRLDGGESARFLLGDGNLTVLAWHDDGARLHVLDPATGDRRDVYELPADMDYVSQVFEYKDRLIVARYGAQEPVKPFTAYDRR comes from the coding sequence GTGAGGAACGAGGGGGACGGGGACATGACCGTGCACGACAACGACCTACCGGCCGGCCGGAGCACCGGTCGCCGCCGCCTGGTCAGGACGGTGGCGGCCGTGGTCGCTCTCTGCTGTCTCGCCGCGGGGTGCGGCCTGTGGGCCGAGGACATGGAGGTCGCCTGGGACACGCCCGTGGACCGCAGGGCCGAAAGCCAGGGCAACGGCGCCTGGTTGGCCGGCGACACCCTGGTCCACAGCCGCTTCGACGCGGTGCGCGGATACGACGCCTCCAGCGGCGAGCGGCGCTGGGAGTACGTGCCGCCCGGCCGCTCGGCCGTCTGCCACGCCGCCGCCGACGCCGACCGCTCCGTGCTGGTCCTCACCCGCGACGGGGACGGCCCTTCCGCCTCGGCCAAGGGCAAGCCCTGCGCCACCCTCGTCGCCATGGACATGACCGACGGTCGGGAGCTCTGGCAGGCCCCGCATCCCGCCACCGACCCCGGGCTCCAGGACTTCCGTCCCTCCACGGTGTCCGCGGGAGGCGGCATCGCGGTGTTCCCGAAGGGAGACGACCTGCACGCCGTGGACGTCCGCACGGGGAAGCCGCGCTGGAAGGCGGCCCTCCCTCAGGGCTGCGTCCCGGGCAGGACCGCGGTGGCCGAGCGCCAGGTCGCCGCCCTCCTCGCGTGCGGCGGCACCGGCGACCGTTCGGACGACGCGATCCCGGTCGGCGCGGAACTGCATGCCGCCGCCTTCGACTCGGCGTCGGGCGCGCTCCTGTGGTCCGGTCCGCTCGGGGGCCGAACCGCCATCCACTGGACCAGCCGCGCGGAGTTCGTCTCGGCCGACCCCGTGGTCGTGGCCGCCTCGGAGTCCGGCGATTCGAAGGGCGGGGCCTACCTCTCGTTCGACAGGAACGGCCGCCCGAACCCGCCGATCGATTTCAGCGGCCCCTACGGCGAGATCAGGCAGGACGATCGGCTCACGGCGGCGGTGGACGGCGCCAGGCTCTACGTCGTGCCCCGCCACACGGTCCGGCTCAGCCGTTACGAGTACCGACTGACCGCCTTCGACCTGACCACCGGCGCGCCCGTGTGGGGCGGCACCCGCGACGACGACCGTCTGGACGGCGGAGAGAGCGCCCGGTTCCTCCTCGGCGACGGAAACCTCACCGTCCTCGCCTGGCACGACGACGGTGCCCGCCTCCATGTCCTCGATCCCGCCACGGGCGACCGGCGTGATGTCTACGAACTGCCCGCAGACATGGACTACGTGAGCCAGGTCTTCGAGTACAAGGACCGCCTCATCGTCGCCCGCTACGGCGCTCAGGAACCCGTCAAGCCCTTCACGGCCTACGACCGCCGCTGA
- a CDS encoding peptidoglycan-binding domain-containing protein, translated as MTAWKRVRAAGGVAVAVTAAVLVGASPAAASGDYSGLAFVRGGSGFSDDWNDEGILSTSRHASSNATCLWQKILWADGHLAWNEIDGAFGDRTKQATIAWQRAYVGSADGVVGKDTFGKAGQWLKDTDGNGSVDTYQGSGGRSFAVSRDGDGDYTFYDRNGDKRVAGYNYETCG; from the coding sequence ATGACGGCGTGGAAGCGTGTCCGGGCGGCGGGCGGTGTGGCGGTCGCGGTGACGGCGGCGGTCCTGGTCGGGGCCTCGCCGGCCGCGGCCAGCGGTGACTACAGCGGCCTCGCGTTCGTGCGCGGAGGCTCGGGCTTCTCGGACGACTGGAACGACGAGGGGATCCTGTCCACCAGTCGTCACGCCTCGTCGAACGCCACGTGCCTGTGGCAGAAGATCCTGTGGGCGGACGGCCACCTGGCGTGGAACGAGATCGACGGCGCCTTCGGCGACAGGACGAAGCAGGCCACGATCGCCTGGCAGCGCGCCTACGTGGGTTCGGCGGACGGCGTGGTCGGCAAGGACACGTTCGGCAAGGCCGGTCAGTGGCTGAAGGACACGGACGGGAACGGCTCCGTGGACACGTACCAGGGCAGCGGAGGCCGCTCCTTCGCGGTGTCCCGGGACGGGGACGGTGACTACACCTTCTACGACCGCAACGGCGACAAGCGCGTGGCCGGCTACAACTACGAGACCTGCGGCTGA
- a CDS encoding helix-turn-helix domain-containing protein, with amino-acid sequence MPTTVLDTSSLPRPERTEAWAAATARALLTTRLRFPDPERFDARMRATTLGPAQLSVLTYRPLACHRSAAHIRRSDPELHQLALITSGRHTVEQAGRRAVCGPGDLVLYDSSRPVDVVAGPDGQPGACLLLQFPRSAMRLPDKLVAAACATPLTASKGLKRVLRETLGTLGGAPDDFDDSDRVRMAGTLVQLAASVVAGHTERAGELPAPSRAAALYHDSREFIAANLHDPELDPAAVAAAHHVSPRTLHRAYASFESTVSDTIRRERIGHCRRDLEDPLFDASPVSVIGARWGYPRASDFTRAFKAAVGMPPAAYRAAVRRGDRP; translated from the coding sequence ATGCCGACGACCGTGCTGGACACGTCGTCCTTACCGCGACCGGAACGCACCGAGGCATGGGCCGCGGCCACGGCGCGGGCCCTGCTGACGACACGTCTGCGGTTTCCCGATCCTGAGCGGTTCGACGCCCGCATGCGGGCCACGACGCTCGGACCGGCGCAGCTGTCCGTCCTGACCTACCGGCCCCTGGCCTGCCACCGGTCGGCCGCGCACATCCGCCGCTCGGATCCCGAGCTCCACCAGCTGGCCTTGATCACGTCCGGCCGCCACACCGTCGAGCAGGCCGGCCGCCGGGCCGTCTGTGGTCCGGGGGACCTCGTCCTGTACGACAGTTCCCGCCCCGTCGACGTCGTGGCCGGACCGGACGGTCAACCGGGCGCATGCCTGCTGCTGCAGTTCCCGCGCAGCGCGATGCGGCTGCCGGACAAGCTGGTCGCCGCCGCCTGCGCGACGCCCCTGACGGCGTCGAAGGGCCTGAAGCGGGTGCTGCGGGAGACACTCGGCACCCTGGGCGGGGCGCCGGACGACTTCGACGACAGCGACCGGGTCAGGATGGCGGGCACTCTCGTGCAGCTCGCCGCGTCCGTCGTCGCGGGGCACACCGAGCGGGCGGGCGAGCTGCCCGCGCCGTCGAGGGCCGCCGCTCTCTACCACGACAGCAGGGAGTTCATCGCGGCCAACCTGCACGACCCGGAGCTCGACCCGGCCGCCGTCGCCGCCGCCCACCACGTGTCCCCGAGGACCCTGCACAGGGCCTACGCGTCCTTCGAGAGCACCGTGAGCGACACGATCCGCCGGGAGCGGATCGGCCACTGCCGCCGGGACCTGGAGGACCCGCTGTTCGACGCCTCCCCGGTGAGCGTGATCGGCGCCCGGTGGGGGTATCCGAGGGCGTCGGACTTCACGCGGGCCTTCAAGGCCGCCGTCGGCATGCCTCCGGCCGCCTACCGCGCGGCGGTCCGGCGTGGCGACCGGCCGTGA